The following nucleotide sequence is from Candidatus Zixiibacteriota bacterium.
CGAACGGCGGATCAAGACGCTCACGGGGCTGCTGATGACGGTCGTGCGCATCTCTATCTGGGCCGTGGTGTTGGTCACGTCTCTGACCGAACTCGGTCTCAACATCGGCCCGATCCTGGCCGGGGCGGGCATCGCGGGTTTGGCCGTCGGTTTCGGCGCGCAAAACCTCGTGCGCGACATCATCGCCGGCTTCTTCTTCATCATGGAAAACCAGGTCCGGGTCGGCGATGTCGCGATCATCAACGGCACCGGCGGATTGGTCGAGTCCATCAGCTTCCGCACCATCTCGCTGCGCGACTTGCGGGGCGTCGTCCATATCTTTCCGCATGGCGCCGTATCAACTGTCTCCAACATGTCCAAAGGATGGTCTGCCTATGTGCTCGACATGGGCATTGCCTACAAAGAAAATCCCGACGAGGCGATACAGGTCATGCGCGAAGTCTTTGCAGGGATGCGCGGTGATCCGGAGTTTGCCTCCAGGATTCTGGAAGACATTGAAATCTTCGGCGTTGACTCGTTCGGCGACTCGGCCGTCGTCGTCAAAATGCGCATCAAGACGGTTCCGCTGCAGCAGTGGTCCGTCGGGCGCGAGTTCAACCGGCGCCTCAAGCACGCCTTCGACGCCAGGGGCATCGAGATTCCCTTCCCGCATCGGACCGTCTACTTCCCCGACGAGATCAGGGCGGCGGTCCGGACCAAACAGGAGGGTTAGCGTCCGGCCCCGATCCCTCCCGGACCGGACAATTGCCCTGACGCATTGATTCATTTT
It contains:
- a CDS encoding mechanosensitive ion channel family protein — encoded protein: MRNFTWDQWRGLIVEYGAAVALSVGHVLLIVLIGWIAVRAARRALRKLESVLIARAEQEDFHERQGTERRIKTLTGLLMTVVRISIWAVVLVTSLTELGLNIGPILAGAGIAGLAVGFGAQNLVRDIIAGFFFIMENQVRVGDVAIINGTGGLVESISFRTISLRDLRGVVHIFPHGAVSTVSNMSKGWSAYVLDMGIAYKENPDEAIQVMREVFAGMRGDPEFASRILEDIEIFGVDSFGDSAVVVKMRIKTVPLQQWSVGREFNRRLKHAFDARGIEIPFPHRTVYFPDEIRAAVRTKQEG